One Nostoc punctiforme PCC 73102 DNA window includes the following coding sequences:
- a CDS encoding LysR family transcriptional regulator, with the protein MNKIKLEDITLNHIKILKAVDDCGSFSKAAQKLGYSQSLISKKVKQIEDYFGVILLNRSPGSICLTNKGKKLISQTFNVVETVENLQEEFQATFSAEGEDLILGATSLILEVWLKQYLQRFQLCFPDRNLKKIAVKDSRFFSNSHLREMELLLNTCSGYKEEHHCTRLKTHKMLLFVFGANKYLNEHSLVNINDINLADLVLLDEVYQELSKNVFLRNQLSGVHVLNSYKDVLNYASKNQKITILPDFCQAEIIAQYQVFTLTIQDVNEYGIYLHVPRFSELLISAEGLVRSFRLDRDNLESLTNINLILNRYSPKKEKILRIGIQRDSIGQFIAGYGTKYISDLQRASSSFEQAIFKNIEITRNFELQILPFDSGEQMNRHIKRGELDICILDDIYLLNNGSQFFDDFSFGSKLIGIASYNLLGQDINIVLHKDSSINTVQDLKGKRISTLFGSNAHRFIITLFDLYNMDVSKDCRLVNEDPRKASKSLANKTIDAYVCCYTFASILEAYAFVRKLPLSQTSSLRIPSIRGIVCRSQFIKENPKIVVAYLHDLVVANYWFNSSPIKAADLLTKVIDVRTTQVNQFFNPVFGNRIDPTLKPQWSWLLKTLNRRLEGKYGISLFDVDFWIDDYFLRLVYNLLNLDYHFHQVSFASEFSSSYFVEEQFSRHIKVLYNKYDLPLQDEDSDRTAISSLG; encoded by the coding sequence ATGAATAAAATTAAACTCGAAGATATTACCCTAAACCACATCAAAATTTTAAAAGCAGTAGATGACTGTGGTAGCTTCTCTAAAGCAGCACAAAAACTAGGTTATAGTCAATCATTAATTAGTAAAAAAGTCAAACAGATAGAGGATTATTTCGGAGTAATTCTGTTAAATCGCTCTCCCGGCTCTATATGCTTGACTAATAAAGGCAAGAAATTGATTTCCCAGACATTTAATGTTGTAGAAACTGTAGAAAATCTGCAAGAAGAATTTCAGGCAACATTTAGCGCTGAAGGTGAAGATTTAATATTGGGGGCTACTAGTTTAATTTTAGAAGTCTGGCTAAAACAATATTTGCAGCGATTTCAGCTTTGTTTTCCAGACAGAAATCTCAAAAAAATTGCGGTTAAAGATAGCAGATTTTTTTCCAATTCTCACCTCAGAGAAATGGAGCTACTACTCAACACTTGCTCTGGATATAAAGAAGAACACCACTGCACTAGATTAAAAACTCATAAAATGCTGTTGTTTGTCTTTGGAGCAAATAAATATTTGAATGAGCATAGCTTAGTTAACATAAATGATATTAATCTGGCTGATCTTGTGCTTTTAGACGAGGTTTATCAAGAACTATCTAAAAATGTATTTTTGAGAAACCAATTAAGCGGCGTACACGTGCTAAACAGTTATAAAGATGTACTAAATTATGCCTCAAAAAACCAAAAAATAACGATTTTACCTGACTTTTGCCAAGCTGAGATAATAGCTCAATACCAAGTTTTTACTCTGACTATTCAAGATGTTAATGAATATGGTATTTATCTGCATGTTCCTCGCTTTAGTGAGTTGTTAATATCCGCAGAGGGTTTGGTGAGAAGCTTTAGACTCGATCGAGACAATTTGGAAAGCTTGACTAATATAAACTTAATTTTAAATAGGTATTCTCCTAAAAAGGAAAAAATTCTGAGGATAGGTATTCAGAGAGATTCTATAGGACAGTTTATTGCTGGGTATGGGACTAAGTATATTTCTGATTTACAGAGAGCATCTTCATCATTTGAACAGGCTATTTTCAAAAATATTGAAATTACTCGAAATTTCGAGTTACAAATTCTACCTTTTGACTCTGGCGAACAAATGAACCGACACATAAAGCGGGGAGAGCTAGATATTTGTATTTTAGATGATATTTATCTCTTGAATAATGGTAGTCAATTCTTTGATGATTTTAGTTTTGGTTCTAAATTAATTGGGATTGCTTCATATAATCTTTTAGGTCAAGATATAAATATTGTTTTGCATAAAGATTCTTCTATAAATACTGTTCAGGATCTCAAAGGTAAACGAATTTCTACCTTATTTGGTTCCAATGCTCATAGGTTCATCATCACTCTTTTTGACCTCTATAATATGGATGTCAGTAAAGATTGTAGATTAGTGAATGAAGATCCTCGTAAAGCAAGTAAGAGTTTGGCAAACAAAACTATAGATGCTTACGTATGCTGTTACACTTTCGCCTCAATTCTAGAAGCTTACGCTTTTGTGAGAAAGCTGCCTTTATCTCAAACAAGTAGTTTAAGAATTCCATCAATCAGAGGAATTGTTTGTCGATCGCAGTTCATTAAAGAAAACCCTAAAATTGTAGTTGCTTATTTACATGATTTAGTAGTTGCTAACTATTGGTTTAATTCATCTCCAATCAAAGCAGCAGATTTACTAACTAAAGTGATTGATGTGAGAACAACTCAAGTAAATCAGTTTTTTAATCCTGTATTTGGGAACCGTATCGATCCCACCCTCAAACCTCAATGGTCTTGGTTACTAAAAACTTTAAATCGTAGGTTGGAAGGGAAATATGGTATTTCACTATTTGATGTAGATTTCTGGATCGATGATTATTTTTTAAGACTTGTCTACAATCTACTAAATCTAGATTATCACTTTCACCAAGTTTCTTTTGCAAGTGAATTTTCTAGCAGCTATTTTGTAGAGGAGCAATTTAGCCGACATATAAAAGTTCTCTATAATAAATATGATTTACCGCTACAAGATGAAGATAGCGATCGCACAGCAATATCCAGTTTAGGATGA
- the hpsL gene encoding hormogonium polysaccharide biosynthesis protein HpsL has product MPKIKSKSKTSKKSKKQTSKETSTLSLKEQLAQKRKAALARKELISLLTTATFGGLFVGVVLFFVGGIKAAVPGVLGIIIISLSYKYPRQALYAFIIYVPVGGTITYYLGSSPILQLAKDAFYVPALIGLWQTCRKQGLPLIIPQGIKIPLYIVLGCSVLTLLFVNGGQQFNPPSVGLLEKAEKEIPLGMGILGLKVFLGYVPLIGCAYYLIRDKRDFLFLSRLQIVLILICCVLGCIQYLLLLTGVCQGTRGLEGNALFVTSLEARCYFGGALLYSPEEGVIRLPGTFVAPWQWAWFLISSTFFTFATGFTDPSIIWRLVGLGSLVTVFINAVISGQRIALALVPICFGILLLLTGQIGNLKRFIPIGIGLAIVLGIVMVTNPTVVQERTESFTGRWEASPPQDFIVQQFEENWKNVDGPLGSGLGRATNSARAMGKTKLVETYYPKVLFEVGIIGVLAFLGLVTSLTIMGFKTYRSIKNRNFRSYGAALWVFILFISYNTYYYPLDVDPVAVYYWFFAGVLFKLPELEKQDKEDANPEQKNKRKRLKTI; this is encoded by the coding sequence ATGCCGAAAATAAAGTCAAAATCCAAGACATCTAAAAAATCGAAAAAGCAGACTTCTAAGGAAACTTCTACTCTTAGTCTCAAAGAACAGTTAGCCCAAAAACGCAAAGCAGCCCTAGCACGTAAAGAACTCATTAGTTTACTCACCACCGCCACTTTTGGCGGTTTATTCGTTGGCGTTGTGCTTTTTTTCGTAGGTGGAATTAAAGCAGCAGTCCCCGGTGTTTTAGGGATAATCATCATATCCCTTTCTTACAAATACCCGCGCCAAGCGCTATATGCCTTCATCATTTACGTACCTGTTGGGGGTACCATCACCTACTATTTAGGCAGTAGTCCCATACTCCAATTAGCTAAAGATGCCTTTTATGTTCCAGCGCTAATTGGACTTTGGCAAACTTGTCGTAAGCAGGGATTACCTTTAATTATTCCCCAAGGCATTAAAATTCCGCTTTATATTGTCTTGGGTTGCAGTGTACTAACACTATTGTTTGTCAATGGTGGACAGCAGTTTAACCCGCCTAGCGTCGGACTATTAGAAAAAGCAGAGAAAGAAATACCTTTAGGTATGGGAATTTTGGGGCTAAAAGTATTTTTAGGTTATGTCCCTCTGATTGGTTGTGCTTACTATCTAATTCGGGATAAGCGGGATTTTCTCTTTTTATCGCGCCTCCAAATTGTTCTCATACTGATATGTTGTGTGTTGGGATGTATCCAATACCTCTTACTACTAACTGGTGTATGTCAAGGCACTAGAGGTCTTGAAGGAAATGCCCTATTTGTCACATCACTAGAAGCCCGGTGTTATTTTGGTGGAGCGCTTTTATATAGTCCAGAAGAGGGAGTAATTCGTCTGCCAGGAACATTTGTAGCCCCTTGGCAATGGGCGTGGTTCTTAATTTCCAGCACCTTTTTTACCTTTGCCACCGGCTTCACCGATCCCTCTATAATTTGGCGGCTAGTCGGTTTAGGTTCTTTAGTAACAGTCTTTATCAATGCTGTAATTTCTGGACAAAGAATCGCCTTAGCCTTAGTACCAATCTGTTTCGGGATTTTGCTATTGCTGACTGGTCAAATTGGCAACCTTAAACGATTTATCCCCATAGGTATAGGACTGGCTATAGTTTTAGGAATTGTGATGGTAACTAACCCTACCGTCGTCCAGGAGAGAACCGAGAGTTTTACGGGTCGGTGGGAGGCTTCACCACCTCAAGATTTTATCGTCCAGCAATTTGAAGAGAATTGGAAAAATGTAGATGGGCCTTTAGGAAGTGGCTTAGGTCGAGCAACTAACTCTGCCCGCGCAATGGGTAAAACTAAACTGGTAGAAACCTACTACCCCAAAGTCCTTTTTGAAGTTGGAATTATTGGAGTACTAGCTTTTTTGGGTTTGGTAACAAGTTTAACAATTATGGGCTTTAAAACCTATCGCTCCATAAAGAACCGTAATTTCCGCAGTTACGGAGCAGCTTTATGGGTGTTTATATTGTTTATTAGCTACAACACCTACTACTATCCTCTAGATGTTGACCCGGTTGCTGTCTATTATTGGTTTTTTGCGGGAGTTCTTTTTAAACTGCCAGAATTAGAGAAACAAGATAAGGAAGATGCCAACCCTGAGCAAAAAAACAAGAGAAAACGTCTAAAAACAATTTAA
- the sfnG gene encoding dimethylsulfone monooxygenase SfnG, whose protein sequence is MVDIKFAYWIPNVSGGLVVSKIPQRTDWTYEYNAKLAQTAEEVGFEYALAQARFIASYGAEYQLEALTTVSALAPVTKKLKLIAAVHPGLWHPGVVAKIGSSIDFLSNGRFALNVVSGWFKDEFTIYGEHWLDHDECYRRSEEFIRVLKGLWTEDEFHFKGDFYRINGGWVKPKPVNQNPHPEIFQGGNSKAARRMAGRVSDWYFMNGNTIEGVREQIEEVSALARQAGRKIKFGLNSFIIVRDTEAEAHEVLRDIIAQADVEAVKGFGEAVKQAGSSTRERQGMWANSNFEDLVQYNDGFRSGLIGTAEQVAEKIRQFHEAGVDLILGGFLHYTDDLPAFGKTVIPIVRELKATRRTADELVGV, encoded by the coding sequence ATGGTAGATATTAAGTTCGCATACTGGATTCCCAACGTTAGCGGTGGGTTAGTTGTTAGTAAAATTCCCCAACGAACAGATTGGACTTATGAATATAACGCTAAACTAGCTCAGACTGCTGAAGAAGTTGGATTTGAATATGCACTAGCACAAGCCAGATTTATCGCCAGCTATGGCGCTGAATATCAGTTAGAGGCATTAACAACCGTATCAGCCTTGGCTCCAGTTACCAAGAAATTAAAGCTAATTGCAGCAGTTCACCCTGGATTGTGGCATCCGGGAGTAGTGGCTAAAATCGGCTCTAGCATTGATTTTCTCTCTAACGGACGGTTCGCTCTGAATGTAGTTAGCGGCTGGTTCAAAGATGAATTCACTATATATGGTGAACATTGGTTAGATCATGACGAATGCTATCGTCGTTCAGAAGAATTTATCCGCGTTCTCAAAGGTTTGTGGACTGAGGATGAGTTTCACTTTAAAGGCGATTTTTACCGCATTAACGGCGGTTGGGTGAAGCCTAAACCAGTTAATCAGAATCCACACCCGGAGATATTCCAAGGTGGTAATTCCAAAGCTGCGCGGCGCATGGCTGGTCGTGTCTCTGATTGGTATTTTATGAATGGCAACACCATAGAAGGGGTGCGAGAGCAGATTGAAGAAGTGTCTGCATTAGCGCGTCAAGCAGGACGCAAAATTAAGTTTGGTCTGAATTCCTTTATCATCGTGCGAGATACAGAAGCAGAAGCCCATGAAGTATTGCGCGATATTATTGCCCAAGCCGATGTAGAGGCGGTGAAAGGATTTGGTGAAGCAGTGAAACAAGCCGGATCTTCTACTCGTGAACGTCAGGGAATGTGGGCGAATTCCAATTTTGAAGACTTGGTGCAATATAACGATGGGTTCCGTTCAGGCTTGATTGGCACTGCCGAGCAGGTGGCTGAAAAGATTCGCCAGTTTCATGAAGCGGGAGTTGATTTAATTCTCGGTGGCTTCTTACACTACACAGATGATTTACCTGCATTTGGTAAGACAGTAATTCCGATTGTGCGCGAACTTAAAGCTACTCGTCGGACAGCTGATGAGTTAGTTGGAGTATAG
- the glmM gene encoding phosphoglucosamine mutase: MVSSITRIPGIPGDSPSEAEGLGKGIESSFGLNLIPLPANPLFGTDGIRGRVGELLSAPLALQVGFWTGIVLRNHATQIGPVILGQDSRNSSDMLAMALSAGLTAAGLEVWYLGLCPTPCIAYLTSISDAIGGVMISASHNPPEDNGIKVFGANGGKLPQILQAEIEAGLRGKISPIAKVSNCGRHYSRFELVGHYGDALKKPLNSTLNLQGMKIVLDLAWGAAVGLAPSVFTEMGAEVICLHNEADGDRINVNCGSTHLDILAATVQEHNADIGFAFDGDADRVLAVDNTGRQVNGDYILYLWGRHLQKNQQLPDNLIVSTVMANLGFEKAWQQIGGKLIRTAVGDQYVQAEMQRTGGMLGGEQSGHILCRHYAVTGDGLLTALHMAALVKEAGVSLAELVDQSFQTYPQILRNVRVTDRDRRLGWQDCEPVQQAIALAEAAMGDSGRILVRASGTEPVIRVMVEAANAELTNYWTNELVSKVQQHLMD, from the coding sequence ATGGTTTCATCTATAACTCGGATACCAGGCATTCCTGGAGATTCTCCTTCCGAAGCTGAAGGATTGGGTAAAGGGATCGAAAGCAGTTTTGGACTGAATTTAATCCCACTACCGGCAAATCCTTTATTTGGTACCGATGGGATTCGCGGGCGAGTCGGAGAATTGCTGAGTGCGCCCTTAGCATTACAAGTTGGTTTTTGGACGGGGATTGTTTTACGTAACCATGCTACTCAAATAGGACCAGTCATTCTCGGACAGGACTCTAGAAACTCCAGCGATATGCTAGCAATGGCTTTGAGTGCAGGGTTAACAGCAGCAGGATTAGAAGTTTGGTATTTGGGATTATGTCCCACTCCTTGCATTGCCTATCTCACCAGCATCAGTGATGCGATCGGTGGAGTGATGATTTCTGCCAGCCACAATCCTCCAGAGGATAATGGAATTAAGGTTTTTGGTGCAAATGGTGGAAAGCTACCGCAAATATTACAGGCAGAAATAGAAGCGGGACTGCGTGGGAAAATATCACCTATTGCTAAAGTTAGCAATTGCGGACGGCATTACTCACGTTTTGAGTTAGTGGGGCATTATGGCGACGCGTTAAAAAAACCCTTAAACAGTACCCTCAATCTTCAGGGAATGAAGATTGTTTTAGACTTGGCGTGGGGTGCAGCAGTCGGATTAGCACCGTCAGTATTTACAGAAATGGGGGCAGAGGTAATCTGCTTGCATAACGAAGCAGATGGTGATCGCATTAATGTTAACTGCGGTTCCACTCATTTAGATATTCTTGCCGCTACAGTCCAAGAACACAACGCCGACATCGGCTTTGCCTTCGATGGCGATGCCGATCGCGTCTTAGCAGTAGACAATACTGGCAGGCAAGTGAACGGCGATTACATTCTCTACCTGTGGGGACGGCATTTACAAAAAAACCAACAACTACCAGACAACCTGATTGTATCTACAGTCATGGCCAACTTGGGCTTTGAAAAAGCTTGGCAACAAATTGGTGGTAAATTAATTCGTACCGCCGTCGGCGATCAATACGTACAAGCCGAAATGCAGCGAACTGGGGGAATGTTAGGCGGCGAACAATCAGGTCATATTCTTTGCCGTCATTATGCTGTAACTGGAGATGGCTTATTAACAGCCTTGCATATGGCAGCTTTGGTGAAAGAAGCGGGTGTTTCTCTAGCAGAATTAGTAGATCAAAGCTTCCAGACATATCCGCAAATATTGCGGAACGTGCGAGTTACAGACCGCGATCGCCGTTTGGGGTGGCAAGATTGCGAACCGGTGCAACAAGCGATCGCCCTTGCTGAAGCGGCAATGGGTGATTCTGGTAGAATCTTGGTTCGCGCCTCTGGTACAGAACCAGTAATCAGAGTTATGGTAGAAGCCGCCAATGCCGAACTTACCAACTACTGGACAAATGAATTAGTTTCAAAAGTCCAGCAACACCTGATGGACTAA
- a CDS encoding glycosyltransferase family A protein translates to MLVFVIPLKSAKVSNSWERVTQLFERCIKSVCNQTSPNFHVIVVCHEKPKIEFTHSHITYLTVDFSPPNETNPVAKGDTDKGRKILKGLIYAQQFSPTHTMAIDADDCVSKKLAQFIQQHPDSDGWVINKGYKYQEGSKYVYIKRRNFYKMCGSCNIIRYDLNYLPESAEYNRGYGYYRYYIDHGKVRDILENKGKAIKSLPFPGAVYILDTGENLFDNSKRLKFNIFNRKLLNQSVKDEFGLYNLQQSQNICQV, encoded by the coding sequence ATGCTTGTTTTTGTTATCCCACTTAAAAGTGCAAAAGTTTCCAATTCCTGGGAACGTGTTACCCAATTATTTGAAAGATGCATTAAATCAGTTTGCAATCAAACCTCACCTAACTTTCACGTTATTGTTGTTTGTCACGAAAAGCCAAAAATAGAATTCACCCATTCTCATATTACATACCTTACAGTTGATTTTTCTCCTCCCAACGAGACTAACCCTGTAGCGAAAGGAGACACAGATAAAGGGCGTAAAATCCTGAAAGGATTGATTTATGCTCAACAATTTTCTCCTACTCACACTATGGCAATTGATGCTGATGATTGCGTCAGCAAAAAATTAGCCCAATTTATTCAACAACATCCTGATTCGGATGGATGGGTTATTAACAAAGGTTATAAATATCAGGAAGGTAGTAAATATGTATATATTAAAAGAAGGAATTTTTATAAAATGTGCGGTAGTTGTAACATTATTCGCTACGATCTGAACTATTTGCCCGAAAGCGCAGAGTATAATCGTGGCTACGGATACTATAGATATTATATAGATCATGGCAAAGTTAGGGATATTTTAGAGAATAAAGGAAAAGCTATTAAATCATTACCATTTCCAGGAGCAGTTTATATCCTGGACACAGGAGAAAACCTTTTTGATAATTCAAAAAGATTGAAATTTAACATTTTTAATCGCAAATTATTAAATCAATCAGTTAAGGACGAATTTGGATTGTACAACTTACAGCAATCCCAAAATATTTGTCAAGTATAA
- a CDS encoding glycosyltransferase family 4 protein, with amino-acid sequence MAWQPVWQRYQAIHSFNRILYTNKPWFLTFEDHRVLYRNPQNKVEAAIYELLNHRLALDNCKKIIAISDYAKLRLIKRIEGWKIEEKVSKKVDVIHPNFPIKVKQSKIYQEQQNLQLVFIGNHIARKGGVVALRLAQKAEKLGLPITVHIISGLEHGSGVPTDFPDRSKYVEDLKLLKLSNVVFHRNIPNDKVIELLSQSHFQLMATLHDTYGYSIIEGFSVATPVITTNVCALPEFVRNGENGYILELPINEIRHWSNWLHGEKTKTDEYWEIVDSTYDYLAEQALQQIMQFLDRSDKREHYEFLSAGALDQAQLVHNSEKQNELFDNLYAAAAGV; translated from the coding sequence ATGGCTTGGCAACCTGTATGGCAAAGATACCAAGCAATTCATTCTTTCAACAGAATTTTATATACTAATAAACCTTGGTTTCTCACCTTTGAGGATCATCGTGTCTTATATAGAAATCCTCAAAATAAAGTTGAAGCAGCAATTTATGAATTATTAAATCATCGATTAGCACTAGACAATTGTAAAAAAATTATTGCAATTTCTGATTATGCCAAGTTGAGATTAATCAAGCGGATAGAAGGTTGGAAAATAGAAGAAAAAGTAAGTAAGAAAGTGGATGTTATTCATCCCAACTTTCCAATCAAAGTTAAACAATCGAAAATTTATCAGGAACAGCAAAATCTCCAGCTTGTATTTATCGGAAATCACATTGCCCGTAAAGGTGGGGTTGTTGCTTTAAGACTAGCCCAGAAAGCTGAAAAACTAGGTTTGCCCATTACTGTACATATAATATCTGGACTGGAACATGGTTCAGGAGTTCCAACTGATTTCCCAGATCGCAGTAAATATGTAGAGGATTTAAAGTTACTGAAATTAAGTAACGTTGTCTTCCATAGAAATATTCCTAATGACAAAGTTATTGAGCTATTATCGCAAAGCCATTTTCAATTAATGGCAACATTACATGATACTTATGGTTATAGTATCATTGAAGGTTTTTCTGTTGCAACTCCTGTAATTACGACAAATGTTTGCGCCTTACCAGAGTTTGTTCGTAATGGTGAAAATGGTTATATTTTAGAGTTACCAATTAATGAAATTAGGCACTGGAGCAATTGGCTACATGGAGAGAAAACTAAAACTGATGAATATTGGGAAATTGTCGATAGCACTTATGACTATTTAGCAGAACAAGCATTGCAACAAATCATGCAATTTCTTGATAGAAGTGATAAACGAGAACATTACGAATTTTTAAGTGCAGGAGCATTAGATCAAGCGCAACTTGTACATAACTCCGAAAAGCAAAATGAGTTATTTGATAATCTCTATGCGGCTGCGGCAGGAGTATAA
- a CDS encoding heme oxygenase (biliverdin-producing) → MSSNLATKLRVGTKKAHTMAENVGFVKCFLKGVVEKNSYRKLVANFYFVYSAMEEEMEKHRQHPILSKINFPQLNRKYTLEQDLSYYFGANWKEQIKLSSAGEAYVKRIREISATEPELLIAHSYTRYLGDLSGGQILKNIAVTAMNLSDGQGTAFYEFPEIPDEKGFKAKYRQILDELPLDDAATDRIVEEANAAFGTNMKMFQELEGNLIKAIGVMVFNSLTRRRTRGSTELVTAE, encoded by the coding sequence ATGAGCAGCAATTTAGCAACCAAATTACGTGTAGGCACTAAGAAAGCCCACACAATGGCAGAAAATGTAGGTTTTGTCAAGTGCTTTTTAAAAGGAGTAGTCGAAAAAAACTCTTACCGGAAACTAGTTGCTAACTTCTACTTCGTCTACTCAGCGATGGAAGAAGAAATGGAAAAGCATCGCCAGCACCCAATTCTTTCTAAAATCAACTTTCCCCAGCTAAACCGCAAGTATACCTTAGAGCAAGACCTGAGTTATTACTTTGGTGCTAACTGGAAAGAGCAAATCAAACTATCTTCCGCAGGTGAAGCTTATGTAAAGCGCATCCGAGAAATCTCTGCCACAGAACCAGAACTGTTAATCGCTCATTCATATACTCGTTACTTGGGCGACTTATCTGGGGGACAAATTCTCAAAAACATTGCTGTAACGGCGATGAATTTGTCTGATGGGCAAGGAACAGCTTTTTATGAGTTTCCAGAAATTCCTGATGAGAAGGGATTTAAAGCGAAATATCGCCAAATTCTGGATGAATTACCCCTTGACGATGCGGCAACCGATCGCATTGTTGAGGAAGCAAACGCCGCTTTTGGCACGAACATGAAGATGTTCCAAGAATTGGAAGGCAATTTGATTAAAGCGATCGGTGTAATGGTGTTCAACAGCCTCACACGGCGACGGACACGCGGCAGTACTGAACTCGTCACTGCTGAGTAA
- a CDS encoding LLM class flavin-dependent oxidoreductase, protein MRVVNHEANLSTQDLVKLAVQADELGYDFYYIPEHYLNAVHGPNYNVADAWITAALASLNTKNIKIVAAVQPGFKLPAVIAKLSANIQNQLSNGRFALSGIAGWWKLEVESYGDVWLPHSDRYARLEEYIDVIKGLWTVEDFNYVGKYYNIAGGILTDKPTPTPPIFIAGESDRAIDLAARQGDYLFINADEPEKTAALVQKVKRLASDRYGRQIKVAMSAFAIVREHTSQAEARLEAIYRSANQQQIKYFQEQIDPNVVAHNKLDIKQTIEANLGLSAQLVGDRYTILNRLKEYEAVGVDLIVLKFESMLEDTIRFHELVISKYTQQNILIPL, encoded by the coding sequence TTGCGGGTTGTCAACCATGAAGCTAATTTATCCACTCAAGATTTGGTGAAACTGGCAGTTCAGGCAGACGAGTTAGGTTATGACTTTTATTACATTCCTGAACATTACTTAAATGCAGTTCATGGCCCTAACTATAATGTCGCTGATGCTTGGATTACAGCAGCTTTAGCAAGTTTGAACACCAAGAATATCAAGATTGTTGCGGCTGTACAACCTGGTTTTAAATTGCCTGCGGTTATTGCGAAGCTGAGTGCAAACATTCAAAATCAACTTAGTAACGGCAGATTTGCTCTGAGTGGTATTGCAGGTTGGTGGAAATTAGAAGTAGAAAGCTATGGAGATGTCTGGCTACCTCACAGCGATCGCTACGCGCGATTAGAAGAGTACATTGATGTAATTAAGGGGCTGTGGACAGTTGAAGACTTTAATTATGTTGGCAAATACTACAATATTGCGGGTGGTATCCTCACAGATAAGCCTACACCAACACCACCTATTTTCATTGCCGGCGAATCAGACAGGGCGATTGACTTAGCGGCTCGTCAGGGAGATTATCTATTTATCAATGCTGATGAACCTGAAAAAACGGCAGCATTGGTGCAGAAAGTGAAAAGATTAGCTAGCGATCGCTACGGCCGTCAGATTAAAGTAGCAATGAGTGCATTTGCGATCGTTCGTGAACATACTTCCCAAGCCGAAGCCAGATTAGAAGCGATTTATCGTTCTGCCAATCAGCAGCAAATCAAGTACTTTCAAGAACAAATCGATCCTAATGTCGTTGCCCATAACAAACTCGATATCAAGCAAACCATTGAAGCTAACCTTGGTTTATCTGCTCAACTCGTTGGCGATCGCTATACTATTCTTAACCGCCTGAAAGAATACGAAGCTGTTGGCGTTGACTTAATAGTACTCAAATTTGAATCTATGTTGGAAGATACTATTCGCTTCCACGAATTAGTAATATCAAAATATACACAGCAGAATATCTTAATTCCCTTGTAA